A stretch of the Aspergillus puulaauensis MK2 DNA, chromosome 6, nearly complete sequence genome encodes the following:
- a CDS encoding uncharacterized protein (COG:M;~EggNog:ENOG410QDWH;~InterPro:IPR002110,IPR020683,IPR001810,IPR036770;~PFAM:PF13857,PF12796,PF00023,PF00646,PF13637, PF13606;~go_function: GO:0005515 - protein binding [Evidence IEA]) yields MDSLLCLPNEVLLEISIHCGITEMSQLTQTCWRLHDVLNPVLYRRFARRSLPHAAEHNNEATVERVFQYTIPRQHKLSRSLALACEGGHAAIVRILLAWGAPPNGLRRPCQPHYKPLATAANSRRLEIVEILLASGARPTGYHPKMLAKIISHCTQSPTYTDPTGGSWRRPMDDPRILQLLVQHGMHIEPDSDILESALRENAPFATIGVLLDLGLDPNQPADVARRPLLEVVKQTNSRFEDDCVEVIHKCVQHGVDINARLPNGETVLHRAAAKPLPVVVRALLTAGADVNARDNRGTTPLNVRRHYSADLPDVPRTLLEGGADMAAVDNQGRAYVLENVIEEENKGSMRVLLDHGLESAPAVDVSDLMVTAVVLEDVSAVRRLVHNFPDLRMDRGRDRHGNLPLHRAARYGLDEIISSLLQHRYTVDIQNTEDDSALHLALRTGKESTARLLMQCPPINEFLNTRNRMFMTPLSIAVQSQPVGIIETLLDKGCNPLTCPDFQRQSLLHHAVRRSDPAITKLLLEQGAARDGNNYAGETPFGIALRLGRGDLVQLFLEHGESPNRRNANGNTGLMAAVLSGSLPVVKQLVAAGAELEAENDSMLRQGCTALMMAMDMSEPDIAQFLFDSGASAAAKKTGGKSLLVRAIQRKWPGLALGMLKRHGSTLDIEGLPSKGIKRTALSWAASLGYVGVVQQLLKLGADPAHCDPDGRSALYWATYGGNMEIICSVVERMKSDGQVDIKADILEEVARHRRDTFKPWMAGDTMLF; encoded by the coding sequence ATGGATTCCCTGCTCTGCCTGCCGAATGAGGTTCTCCTCGAAATCTCCATTCACTGCGGAATCACGGAGATGTCCCAGCTGACGCAGACCTGTTGGCGGCTGCATGATGTGCTTAATCCCGTACTTTATCGTCGCTTTGCGCGTAGGTCGCTCCCCCACGCCGCCGAACACAACAACGAGGCCACGGTAGAGCGAGTCTTCCAGTACACGATCCCTAGACAGCACAAACTCAGCAGATCCCTTGCGCTCGCCTGCGAGGGCGGGCACGCGGCGATCGTGCGCATCCTGCTCGCCTGGGGTGCACCCCCCAATGGCCTGCGACGCCCCTGTCAACCACATTACAAACCCCTAGCGACCGCTGCGAATTCCCGGCGTCTAGAGATAGTTGAAATCCTGCTTGCGAGTGGCGCGCGTCCTACAGGCTACCATCCGAAGATGTTAGCCAAGATAATCAGCCACTGCACCCAATCACCCACCTACACCGATCCCACCGGGGGCAGCTGGCGTCGTCCGATGGACGATCCGCgtatcctgcagctcctcgtgCAGCATGGAATGCACATCGAGCCGGACTCGGACATCCTAGAGAGTGCCCTGCGAGAAAATGCTCCGTTCGCGACCATCGGTGtcctccttgaccttgggCTGGACCCGAACCAGCCGGCAGATGTTGCACGGCGGCCTCTACTGGAGGTTGTCAAGCAAACCAACTCGCGGTTCGAGGACGACTGCGTGGAGGTTATCCACAAGTGCGTTCAGCATGGCGTTGACATCAATGCTCGGTTGCCTAATGGCGAGACCGTGCTACATAGGGCTGCGGCCAAGCCATTGCCGGTCGTCGTCCGGGCACTCCTCACCGCTGGCGCTGATGTGAATGCCCGTGATAACCGCGGTACAACACCTTTGAATGTTAGGCGTCATTATAGTGCCGACTTGCCAGATGTACCGCGGACTTTGCTCGAGGGTGGAGCGGATATGGCCGCCGTGGATAATCAGGGCAGAGCGTATGTTCTAGAGAACGTtatcgaggaggagaatAAAGGGTCAATGAGAGTACTTTTGGACCACGGCCTTGAGTCGGCGCCAGCGGTTGACGTTTCGGACTTGATGGTCACTGCTGTTGTCCTGGAGGATGTTTCGGCCGTGCGACGACTCGTACACAACTTCCCAGATCTCAGGATGGATCGCGGAAGGGACCGACATGGCAATCTGCCGCTTCATCGCGCAGCTCGATACGGACTTGACGAGATTATCAGCAGTCTACTGCAACATCGGTACACCGTTGATATCCAAAACACGGAGGACGACTCGGCACTTCATCTCGCTCTGCGCACGGGGAAGGAGTCAACAGCTAGACTTCTAATGCAATGTCCGCCTATAAATGAATTCCTGAATACCCGCAACAGAATGTTCATGACGCCCCTGTCAATCGCAGTTCAGTCCCAGCCCGTGGGTATCATCGAAACCCTCCTTGACAAAGGGTGCAATCCCCTTACATGCCCTGACTTTCAACGCCAATCACTCCTCCATCATGCAGTACGAAGATCAGACCCGGCAATAACGAAGTTACTACTCGAGCAGGGGGCCGCGCGGGATGGTAATAACTACGCCGGCGAGACACCATTTGGAATCGCCCTACGTCTTGGGCGTGGGGATCTggtccagctcttcctcgagcacGGAGAGTCCCCAAACCGCCGCAACGCCAATGGGAACACAGGCCTCATGGCTGCAGTTCTCTCGGGGTCACTGCCTGTAGTGAAGCAGCTGGTAGCAGCCGGAGCAGAGCTAGAGGCTGAGAACGACAGCATGCTAAGGCAAGGATGCACCGCGCTGATGATGGCAATGGACATGTCTGAGCCCGATATCGCACAGTTCCTGTTTGACTCTGGGGCCAGCGCGGCAGCCAAGAAAACAGGAGGCAAGTCGCTGCTTGTGCGTGCTATTCAGCGGAAGTGGCCGGGGCTGGCCCTTGGTATGCTCAAGAGGCATGGATCCACGCTTGACATTGAGGGTCTGCCATCAAAGGGTATTAAACGAACGGCATTGAGTTGGGCTGCCTCGCTTGGTTACGTTGGTGTCgtgcagcagcttctcaAGCTCGGGGCAGACCCAGCGCACTGTGACCCTGATGGGCGTTCGGCCCTATACTGGGCAACGTATGGGGGGAACATGGAGATAATTTGTAGTGTTGTAGAACGGATGAAGAGTGACGGGCAGGTGGATATCAAGGCTGATATATTAGAAGAGGTGGCGCGGCATCGTAGGGACACATTCAAGCCGTGGATGGCTGGTGACACAATGTTATTCTGA
- a CDS encoding alcohol dehydrogenase family protein (COG:Q;~EggNog:ENOG410PG9N;~InterPro:IPR013154,IPR013149,IPR002328,IPR036291, IPR011032;~PFAM:PF00107,PF08240;~go_function: GO:0008270 - zinc ion binding [Evidence IEA];~go_function: GO:0016491 - oxidoreductase activity [Evidence IEA];~go_process: GO:0055114 - oxidation-reduction process [Evidence IEA]), translating into MQAVVFKGPLQVALETRPVPQIQDPTDVIVKIRYTALCGSELHVFRGHQPSGTNFIMGHEFTGEISSAGPNVQNFKAGDRVVSPFTVSCGTCFYCRQSTSSRCANCQLYGTVLLDGAQADYVRVPLADSTLVHAPPKIDEKKLVLMADILPTGFFAARNAFKGVEEAVVRDSTVLLFGCGPVGVCALINALEYKPKHLIAVDSVPARLELAKKLGAEPWNFATDGDGLRKRVKELTDGRGADVAIEVVGHSDALRMAFEMIRPWGKISSVGVHNGEIPWTGNEAYGKNLTIQMGRCPVRSIFEDALALLEKKQDVLDFMAADIRPLSQAIQGYEDFNQMKSQKIIFEGGK; encoded by the exons ATGCAAGCAGTCGTCTTCAAAGGACCCCTCCAGGTCGCACTCGAGACCAGACCGGTCCCCCAGATCCAGGACCCGACCGATGTTATCGTCAAGATCCGCTATACTGCGCTATGCGGGAG TGAACTCCACGTCTTCCGCGGCCACCAACCCTCGGGAACAAACTTCATCATGGGCCACGAATTCACCGGCGAGATCAGCTCCGCCGGCCCGAACGTCCAGAACTTCAAGGCCGGCGACCGAGTCGTCTCCCCCTTCACCGTCTCCTGCGGGACCTGTTTCTACTGCCGGCAGAGCACCTCCTCTCGGTGCGCCAACTGCCAGCTCTACGGCACCGTGCTCCTAGACGGGGCGCAGGCGGACTACGTGCGAGTCCCGTTGGCAGACAGCACGCTGGTGCATGCGCCGCCGAAAatcgacgagaagaaactcgTGCTGATGGCGGATATCCTACCGACGGGGTTCTTTGCGGCCCGGAATGCGTTTaagggggtggaggaggcggtcGTGCGTGATAGTACTGTCTTGTTGTTTGGGTGTGGGCCTGTGGGTGTCTGTGCGCTTATCAACGCGCTGGAGTATAAGCCCAAGCATCTTATCGCTGTGGATAGTGTTCCTGCGCgcctggagctggcgaagaAGTTAGGTGCTGAGCCGTGGAATTTCGCGAcggatggggatgggttgAGGAAGCGGGTGAAGGAGTTGACGGATGGGAGGGGCGCGGATGTGGCGATTGAGGTTGTGGGACATAGCGATGCGCTGAGGATGGCGTTTGAGATGATCAGGCCCTGGGGGAAGATCTCGAGTGTTGGCGTGCATAATGGGGAGATTCCGTGGACGGGCAATGAGGCGTATGGAAAGAACCTGACGATCCAGATGGGACGGTGTCCTGTCCGTAGTATCTTCGAGGAtgcgctggcgctgctggagaagaagcaggatgTTCTTGA CTTCATGGCCGCCGATATCCGACCGCTGTCGCAGGCGATCCAGGGCTACGAGGATTTCAACCAGATGAAGTCGCAGAAGATTATATTCGAGGGCGGTAAATAG
- a CDS encoding uncharacterized protein (COG:S;~EggNog:ENOG410Q2QV), with the protein MAPSIAYPAPSPSPSLSPSHILSKKPQININVVEITENAESILDSTSVQPVDPLDSERARLRAHLGLDSPAPQIQPLFFIEQVPNTTSNTPVKCSLPGCIAGIEPNSLRLALNPGMSGDIWFRSSSDYYHIPCFERLADFTQSCYLDRVVPLTRNTFKLRGLKPSSVSDGSYLLPGGAERLILEWKVTRGMEIDRRDGVYDEAFYQLDPDVNDLLYRAGSSGFWPTGRPAGLDVFEYYTLARTVAVNECSGGDEWNLFEQFLGQDKGDGVWGRHDLSAMLGRWEEAMNVAWQEGKPGQSQDMDRVLSATAVKAIKRLSTVPTPQIGFNCIYS; encoded by the exons ATGGCGCCAAGCATCGCGTACCCCGCACCTTCGCCTTCACCCTCACTCTCACCATCACACATTCTCTCGAAAAAACCCcaaatcaacatcaacgtcGTCGAAATCACTGAAAATGCGGAATCTATCTTGGACTCCACATCCGTCCAACCAGTCGACCCCCTCGACTCCGAGCGAGCCCGCCTACGCGCCCATCTCGGGCTCGACTCCCCCGccccccagatccagcccctcttcttcatcgaaCAAGTCCCCAACACAACTTCCAACACACCGGTAAAATGTAGTCTCCCAGGATGCATAGCGGGCATAGAGCCCAATTCCCTCCGTCTAGCGCTGAATCCGGGCATGAGCGGGGATATCTGGTttcggtcttcttctg ACTACTACCACATCCCCTGCTTCGAACGCCTCGCCGACTTCACCCAGTCGTGCTATCTCGACCGCGTCGTCCCGCTCACCAGGAACACATTCAAACTGCGCGGCCTGAAACCCTCGTCTGTCTCCGACGGATCATACCTCCTCCCCGGCGGCGCAGAGCGACTTATCCTCGAGTGGAAGGTAACGCGGGGCATGGAAATAGATAGGCGAGACGGGGTGTACGATGAGGCATTTTATCAGCTGGACCCTGATGTAAATGATCTGCTTTATAGGGCTGGGAGTAGCGGGTTTTGGCCGACTGGAAGGCCCGCGGGGTTGGATGTTTTTGAGTATTATACGCTTGCGCGCACGGTTGCTGTTAATGAGTGTAGTGGGGGGGATGAGTGGAATTTATTCGAGCAGTTCCTGGGGCAGGATAAGGGGGATGGTGTCTGGGGGAGGCATGATCTGAGTGCCATGTTGGGGAGGTGGGAAGAGGCTATG AATGTTGCCTGGCAGGAGGGTAAACCAGGTCAGTCCCAGGACATGGACAGAGTGCTCAGTGCGACTGCTGTCAAGGCGATCAAGCGGCTTTCGACGGTTCCAACACCGCAGATTGGGTTTAACTGCATTTACTCGTAG
- a CDS encoding cell wall mannoprotein 1 family protein (COG:S;~EggNog:ENOG410PRQK;~InterPro:IPR021054;~PFAM:PF12296): MGHQPMPWLLQLHRCQDKLSPFPKFNHCKVHIVASGPTPTQWQYRGHVQNQHYIKHIDNLHTSGENKHIKSVFYPDSITLPSKMKLATVLTSISLLTPALATPTNLNVERDVAAIQGVLSDIDDKVLALGSAIEAKPLDADSIISQSNTLVDTITSGTATVNAQPPLGQLDALGLVSPTQKLADDTDATVQSLIGVKSDIIDLGEGCTTLTALKDQYDAATGLSDAVVSKVPAALADIAKELSDSISNAIQKGIDAYQGACDGSGGEPTSTGGPEPTSSETSTPTKTACPARK, encoded by the exons ATGGGTCATCAACCAATGCCTTGGCTGCTGCAGTTACATCGATG CCAAGACAAACTATCACCTTTTCCAAAGTTCAACCATTGCAAAGTCCATATTGTGGCGTCTGGACCAACTCCTACACAGTGGCAGTACCGAGGCCATGTGCAGAACCAGCACTATATAAAGCACATTGACAACCTTCATACTTCTGGAGAAAACAAGCACATCAAGTCAGTATTCTATCCTGACAGTATTACTCTCCCCTCCAAAATGAAGCTCGCCACCGTCctcacctccatctccctcctcaccccgGCCCTAGCCACCCCCACCAACCTCAACGTCGAACGCGAcgtcgccgccatccaaGGCGTCCTCAGCGACATCGACGACAAGGTCCTCGCCCTAGGCAGCGCCATAGAAGCCAAACCCCTAGACGCCGACTCCATAATCAGCCAATCCAACACCCTCGTGGACACAATCACCTCAGGAACAGCCACCGTCAACGCCCAGCCGCCACTAGGACAACTCGATGCGCTAGGTCTCGTCTCGCCAACCCAAAAACTCGCCGACGACACCGACGCCACAGTGCAGAGCCTTATCGGCGTTAAGAGCGATATCATCGATCTCGGCGAGGGATGCACGACCCTTACCGCGCTCAAGGACCAGTATGATGCGGCAACGGGCTTGAGTGATGCCGTTGTCTCCAAGGTCCCCGCTGCTCTGGCGGATATTGCTAAGGAGCTGTCGGATAGTATTTCTAATGCGATCCAGAAGGGTATTGATGCGTATCAGGGTGCTTGTGATGGTAGTGGTGGGGAGCCGACTAGCACTGGGGGTCCGGAGCCTACGAGTTCGGAGACTTCGACGCCGACCAAGACTGCTTGCCCTGCTAGGAAGTAG
- a CDS encoding peptidase S41 family protein (COG:S;~EggNog:ENOG410Q11X;~InterPro:IPR029045,IPR005151;~PFAM:PF03572;~SECRETED:SignalP(1-26);~go_function: GO:0008236 - serine-type peptidase activity [Evidence IEA];~go_process: GO:0006508 - proteolysis [Evidence IEA]), with product MFTKSSLLLALGGSALVGAVPRAAHSQDPCAQLAQTKGTQYPAEAALKCLHSLPFEPKRAVAYIDDLEKYLQFHSTADSVSNPPKTYESQAVDFWEGLEDIKRKAKQGKYSSQYDFDTALYEHFIHVHDGHLNVIGCSLSALSFVAQESLVSFSPDGLELPDIYTIGDAKVLNKDANAKVSPVVTINGEEASSYLETLAEGSQVNQDPDARYNAMFYSLFRPKNQMAGFNAGSGAVYPGVNEYTLGYANGSTSTANVVAVPSAGEFKYTSGKEVYNALCVPKDESASTSTPAASSTATPSPSTSAPATSSASVTPSPSAQPPQPGYPKAVVRDEDTDIAGYLPNDPTLKDAAVLRVPTFEVGEATGGTAFDSNVVARFLKKAKAEDKKKLIVDLTANAGGNLAYGWNLYKILFPNSKLYSSTRLRAHEGLHLLERAAYKFLDTFSDDDFEKSEKLDTIRYEAINWAGFLTPNQSYEFQSADELYGPEVVLHSNMTRAHSHDFEIESDWQTPIQGFNDIPKNFTQPPFAPEDIFIITDGDCGSTCPVFTTLMQYEGVKTLTFGGRPQHGPIQALGGTRGGQVLEASAIQQSMLQAHELGKEYEFLSEDELKTLAAVSPAKKASLVATIRINFRDTFSKHDKDSVLPLQYAYEASDCRLFYTNENLFSAESYWTDAANAIWGDAECVRDSRA from the exons ATGTTTACAAAATCATCACTCCTACTCGCCCTCGGGGGGAGCGCCCTTGTGGGTGCAGTCCCCAGGGCTGCACACTCCCAGGACCCATGCGCGCAGTTGGCCCAGACCA AGGGAACCCAATACCCGGCCGAAGCAGCCTTAAAGTGTCTGCACTCGTTACCATTCGAGCCAAAGAGAGCCGTGGCCTACATTGACGACCTGGAGAAATACCTGCAGTTTCACTCTACTGCAGACAGTGTGAGCA ACCCCCCGAAGACGTATGAATCTCAGGCGGTCGACTTCTGGGAAGGGTTGGAAGACATCAAGAGGAAGGCCAAGCAGGGCAAATACAGCAGCCAATATGACTTCGACACCGCTCTGTACGAGCATTTCATCCATGTGCATGATGGTCACTTGAATGTCATTGGATGCTCGCTCAGTGCACTTTCATTCGTGGCCCAGGAATCACTGGTCTCGTTTTCGCCCGACGGACTCGAGCTGCCGGATATCTACACTATTG GGGATGCAAAGGTTCTCAACAAGGATGCGAACGCCAAAGTTTCCCCCGTGGTTACAATCAACGGCGAGGAGGCTTCTTCTTACCTTGAGACCCTGGCAGAAGGGAGCCAGGTAAACCAGGACCCTGACGCTCGGTACAACGCGATGTTTTACTCGCTGTTCCGACCCAAGAACCAAATGGCAGGATTCAACGCTGGGTCCGGGGCCGTATACCCCGGCGTCAACGAGTACACCCTGGGATATGCCAACGGGTCCACGAGTACGGCCAACGTGGTAGCAGTCCCCAGTGCGGGTGAGTTCAAGTATACAAGCGGCAAGGAGGTTTACAATGCCCTCTGCGTGCCCAAGGACGAGTCCGCGTCAACCTCCACGCCCGCGGCATCCTCGACAGCCACGCCAtcccccagcaccagcgcTCCTGCTACGAGCTCTGCCTCTGTGACGCCAAGCCCCAGTGCCCAACCTCCGCAACCGGGATACCCCAAGGCTGTCGTTCGCGACGAGGACACTGACATCGCCGGCTATCTGCCCAACGACCCCACGCTCAAGGACGCTGCTGTGCTGCGAGTGCCAACCTTCGAGGTTGGGGAGGCAACGGGCGGCACTGCCTTTGACTCAAATGTGGTTGCCAGGTTcctcaagaaggccaaggctgaagacaagaagaagctcatcgTTGATTTGACTGCCAACGCGGGAGGGAATCTTGCGTATGGATGGAATCTGTACAAAATCCTCTTCCCCAATTCGAAGCTGTACTCTTCCACCCGTCTGCGCGCCCACGAAGGCCTCCACCTGCTCGAGCGAGCCGCATACAAATTCCTTGATACTTTCAGCGACGACGATTTTGAAAAAagcgagaagctcgacaCTATTAGGTATGAGGCGATTAACTGGGCGGGATTCCTGACGCCCAACCAGAGCTATGAGTTCCAGTCTGCGGACGAATTATACGGCCCTGAGGTTGTGCTGCACTCGAATATGACCAGGGCTCACTCCCACGACTTCGAAATCGAGTCCGACTGGCAGACCCCCATCCAGGGCTTCAATGACATTCCTAAGAACTTCACCCAACCACCCTTCGCCCCCGaggacatcttcatcatcacggaCGGTGACTGCGGATCCACCTGCCCGGTCTTCACCACTCTGATGCAGTACGAGGGCGTCAAGACCCTCACGTTCGGTGGACGCCCCCAGCACGGACCCATCCAAGCGCTCGGAGGAACCCGCGGCGGTCAGGTCCTGGAGGCTTCAGCGATCCAGCAATCTATGCTGCAAGCTCATGAATTGGGCAAGGAATATGAATTCCTTTCCGAGGACGAGCTCAAGACACTAGCGGCTGTCAGCcccgcgaagaaggcctcTCTAGTTGCTACGATCAGAATCAACTTCCGCGACACGTTCAGCAAGCACGACAAGGACAGCGTCTTGCCCTTGCAGTATGCCTACGAGGCCTCGGACTGCCGCCTCTTCTACACCAATGAGAATCTCTTCTCTGCTGAGAGCTATTGGACCGATGCTGCCAACGCGATCTGGGGTGATGCCGAGTGTGTCAGGGACTCGCGGGCTTAA
- a CDS encoding uncharacterized protein (COG:S;~EggNog:ENOG410PU01;~SECRETED:SignalP(1-20)), translated as MVQLQYSLLAFACISQLVWAFPKPDEGSTIQQRGGGPNDQFVFAICPRNPKKCSQCGGDSKKKGFCDIEIATGYRSDYNNCMKWHGKGEGCGLVCECISEETGKPGTGVPPIIPFPPIPVGFAPPPAAVPNPKTEDTCGNDYTKTSCKDCEPLDGWCTKGEHAGCPCREECPADDDDKKPTCSADDCKGEKGSCTIGHHKGCECKSECPNPDKKILVCSDDICKSEKENKCTTDEYNGCECYHLTKDYYTRRSKAQVQNDSKAIAKLVESMKKFYDEQGEEDDEPKDPEVTCASKDYSKAIDVDASFLNKLADKFCSGATDKKRSQDLTAKDVSSDAYEGYKVHFELDPGDNCKTDCKAAFKSMSGKCQGIDSHSLQKSASSKVPDCGASFSYKISAPETDPDTFTQKGEQDRVCHDADAFGSHGDVRPPDISTASTACLGVEDDEGRFTAESEPVTHESTYAGTQLAFTMSWVDNCKGDSFDVRYPTAKSNKLGDSCWKYMFDNWRQCNNGGAGGYIDYGCVRYDFRPSFD; from the exons ATGGTTCAGCTTCAATACTCTTTGCTGGCCTTTGCCTGCATATCCCAACTTGTATGGGCCTTCCCCAAGCCAGATGAAGGTTCTACAATTCAACAGCGCGGAGGAGGCCCTAATGACCAATTTGTTTTCGCAATCTGTCCACG GAACCCCAAAAAATGCTCCCAATGCGGAGGCGACTCCAAGAAGAAAGGCTTCTGTGACATCGAGATTGCCACCGGATACCGGTCTGACTATAACAACTGTATGAAATGGCACGGCAAAGGAGAAGGGTGCGGGTTGGTCTGCGAATGTATCTCGGAGGAGACAGGCAAGCCAGG CACCGGGGTGCCACCTATTATTCCATTCCCACCTATCCCAGTAGGATTTGCACCACCCCCCGCTGCAGTACCCAACCCGAAGACGGAGGATACGTGCGGCAATGACTACACCAAGACTAGTTGCAAAGACTGTGAGCCACTAGATGGCTGGTGTACCAAAGGTGAACACGCCGGGTGTCCTTGTAGAGAGGAATGCCctgccgatgacgacgacaagAAGCCTACTTGCTCAGCGGACGACTGCAAGGGGGAGAAGGGCTCTTGTACCATT GGCCACCACAAGGGCTGTGAATGCAAATCGGAATGCCCTAACCCAGACAAGAAGATCCTTGTTTGCAGCGATGATATTTGCAAATCAGAGAAAGAGAACAAGTGCACTACG GATGAATATAACGGCTGTGAATGTTACCACCTCACAAAGGATTACTATACCCGGAGGTCCAAGGCCCAGGTCCAAAACGATAGCAAAGCCATCGCCAAGTTGGTCGAGAGCATGAAGAAGTTCTACGAcgagcagggcgaggaggacgacgagcCCAAGGACCCAGAGGTTACTTGCGCGAGCAAGGACTATAGCAAAGCCATTGACGTCGACGCCTCGTTCCTCAATAAGCTTGCTGACAAGTTCTGCAGTGGGGCCACGGACAAAAAGCGAAGCCAGGACCTGACAGCTAAAGACGTCTCGTCTGATGCATATGAGGGCTACAAGGTCCACTTTGAACTCGACCCCGGCGATAACTGCAAGACGGACTGTAAGGCTGCTTTCAAGTCTATGAGTGGCAAGT GCCAAGGTATCGACAGTCACTCCCTCCAGAAATCAGCCAGTTCCAAAGTCCCCGACTGCGGCGCCAGCTTCAGCTACAAGATCTCTGCGCCCGAGACAGACCCTGATACGTTTACCCAGAAGGGGGAGCAGGACCGAGTATGCCATGACGCAGACGCGTTCGGGTCGCATGGAGACGTCCGCCCACCCGATATTAGCACAGCATCTACGGCGTGTTTAGGtgtcgaagatgacgagggtCGATTCACAGCCGAGTCAGAGCCAGTTACACACGAATCGACATATGCCGGCACCCAGCTGGCCTTCACCATGTCGTGGGTTGACAACTGTAAGGGAGACAGCTTTGATGTGCGGTACCCTACTGCGAAGAGTAACAAACTCGGTGATTCATGTTGGAAGTACATGTTCGATAATTGGAGACAAT GCAATAATGGGGGTGCTGGTGGGTACATCGACTATGGCTGTGTGAGATATGACTTTAGGCCTTCGTTTGACTAG